One genomic region from Diabrotica undecimpunctata isolate CICGRU chromosome 9, icDiaUnde3, whole genome shotgun sequence encodes:
- the LOC140449865 gene encoding uncharacterized protein, which produces MEVYQESINVPKEECKIKIENIDVYDVEVSCSVKTEIKDELELDSCSLNKDAHIYFDSSNSLDSKNKAFNIEDIKLEEDKPDIIHIDNGFLQTDHRLEKTETFRKQLCHKEQSISQKEKTFKCDICLKEFNHEPNFKRHLGRHTREKCYQCELCLKRFDYPRDLKKHHRRHTEEKPYQCETCAKQFTLKRNLNGHMLVHTGEKYYECEICLNIFARAGTLKRHYMKHTGEKPFECGICCKQYARRDNLNNHMKVHSGEQYFK; this is translated from the exons ATGGAAGTGTATCAAGAATCAATTAATGTTCCAAAAGAAGAATGTAAgatcaaaatagaaaatattgATGTCTATGATGTTGAAGTTTCTTGTTCTGTTAAAACTGAGATAAAGGATGAGTTAGAGTTAGATTCATGTTCTCTTAATAAGGATGCACACATTTATTTTGATAGTAGCAATTCTTTAGACTCAAAAAATAAAGCATTTAATATTGAAGACATCAAATTAGAAGAGGATAAACCTGATATAATTCATATTGATAAtg GTTTTCTCCAAACAGACCATAGACTGGAAAAGACGGAAACATTTCGTAAGCAGTTATGTCATAAAGAACAATCCATTAGTCAAAAAGAGAAAACATTCAAGTGTGATATTTGCTTAAAGGAGTTTAATCATGAACCTAACTTCAAAAGGCATTTAGGAAGACACACTAGAGAAAAATGTTATCAATGTGAACTTTGTCTTAAGAGGTTTGATTATCCAAGGGATTTGAAGAAACATCATAGAAGGCACACTGAAGAAAAGCCTTATCAATGTGAAACTTGTGCTAAGCAATTCActttaaaaagaaatttaaatggGCATATGCTAGTGCACACTGGCGAAAAATATtatgaatgtgaaatttgtttaaatatttttgcacGTGCAGGTACATTAAAGAGACATTATATGAAACATACGGGAGAAAAACCTTTTGAGTGTGGAATATGTTGTAAACAGTATGCTCGAAGAGACAATTTAAATAACCATATGAAAGTGCACAGTGgagaacaatattttaaataa